One Silene latifolia isolate original U9 population chromosome 4, ASM4854445v1, whole genome shotgun sequence DNA segment encodes these proteins:
- the LOC141651521 gene encoding uncharacterized protein LOC141651521, translating to MPSTRLAHSRKRRRHSDLYRIVQGFEESTHDYLNRFNKEKVSISRCDIATAIQAFRRGLHQDSQLYKDLTMHPYTTFEEVQLKAIAVMRLEEDSAPVRGTYDSDPVSRKAPVEKKRLFKALKELGRRVRWPKLPEGNPSSRDTGKKCGSELCGLTYSAAKRHATRTKGDRPENSCRINRQNLPSVTFDETDAGSAPEQHHDALIITLPIGNCEVRKILVDTGSSVNLIMLETLKGMGFPEKDLAKKAVPLVGFSGETKHSLGEIVIPTYAGGVNKQALDPRDEINSLNVLPMPEVSDALGGARDTWGSGRS from the exons atgccttcaaccaGATTAGCACACAGCAGAAAGCGGAGAAGGCACAGTGACCTCTACCGGATAGTGCAAGGGTTTGAGGAGTCCACCCATGATTACTTGAAtaggttcaacaaggagaaagtgtcAATTTCGAGGTGcgatatagcaaccgctatacaagccttccgccgAGGATTGCACCAGGATTCACAGCTATACAAGGACCTGACCATGCATCCATACACTACCTTTGAGGAGGTACAATTAAAGGCAATTGCTGTCATGAGGCTGGAGGAAGACTCTGCACCCGTAAGAGGCACTTATGATTCAGACCCAGTATCCAGAAAAGCTCCAGTAGAGAAGAAGA GACTATTCAAAGCCTTGAAGGAGCTGGGACGCAGAGTCAGATGGCCAAAACTTCCAGAAGGAAACCCCAGCAGCAGGGACACAggcaagaagt GTGGATCGGAGCTGTGTGGGCTGACCTATTCAGCAGCTAAGAGACACGCAACTAGAACTAAAGGAGACAGACCAGAAAACTCCTGCAGGATTAATCGCCAGAATCTGCCGTCAGTCACCTTTGACGAAACAGACGCAGGATCTGCTCCAGAGCAGCACCACGATGCCCTAATCATCACGCTTCCCATAGGAAATTGCGAGGTGAGGAAGATCCTGGTGGATACCGGAAGCTCCGTCAACTTGATCATGTTAGAGACACTCAAAGGCATGGGATTCCCCGAGAAGGATCTAGCAAAGAAGGCGGTTCCCTTGGTTGGTTTCAGTGGCGAAACAAAGCACTCCCTAGGAGAAATCGTCATCCCAACCTACGCCGGAGGTGTAAACAAGCAG GCTCTGGATCCACGAGATGAAATCAATTCCCTCAACGTACTACCAATGCCTGAAGTTTCCGACGCCTTGGGGGGTGCAAGAGATACGTGGGGATCAGGTAGAAGCTAA
- the LOC141653501 gene encoding autophagy-related protein 8f, with protein sequence MAKSSFKLEHDLGKRRAEAARIREKYSDRIPVIVEKAERSDIPNIDKKKYLVPADLTVGQFVYVIRKRIKLSAEKAIFIFVDNVLPPTGAIMSAIYEEKKDEDGFLYVTYSGENTFGTNASE encoded by the exons ATGGCTAAGAGCTCCTTCAAGCTTGAGCATGATCTTG GGAAAAGACGGGCTGAAGCTGCTAGGATAAGGGAGAAATACTCAGACAGAATACCG GTTATTGTCGAGAAAGCGGAGAGAAGCGATATTCCAAATATTGACAAGAAAAA ATACTTGGTGCCCGCTGATTTGACAGTAGGACAGTTTGTCTATGTAATCCGCAAAAGGATCAAGCTTAGCGCTGAAAAAGCCATCTTTATATTTGTGGATAATGTCCTCCCACCTACGG GAGCGATAATGTCTGCTATTTACGAGGAAAAGAAAGACGAAGACGGTTTCCTCTACGTGACTTACAGTGGAGAGAACACCTTTGGGACAAACGCTTCGGAATAG
- the LOC141651520 gene encoding uncharacterized protein LOC141651520 — MAGDDTDTNPPVVFPRIDPSNPYYLGSQDGPGAKISNIELRHDNYDVWHMSMKMSLKSRRKFGFVDGTIEKPTKESDLENWEAVHCTLVQWIRNTISPSLLDNVTYGYDASILWAELESQFAVVDGMKIHNLKTQLKNFKQTKDATLYGNIRSQQFQLDPLPTLNRAYNIVLQEERLRSESVPDVSDVSAFALSSANDNSAVDWRVMRDKERAHRRPLFCSHCETRGHAVATCFFKTHRFPDWWGNRPRTLAEYRQYWDDEHGRLTWFGDKFAKKGRKCVFVGYPSNKKGWKLYDLETKSFFVSRDVVFHETEFPFITNEATTLSSSPTNDSLPYDELFDESLSYDPGTSASPDGAGNSTLDGSGPTTGGAAGTVEIIVTDPSSETEAAALGRGHRLRFPNSRLRGYILDTTHSPSPSPSPPSSPTSSSGTSYHLANYINCNSFSERHRNFLATVTMGVEPPSFKDAIRDDGWCEAMKLEIDALERNATWELSDLPPDKKALGCRWIYKIKYRSDGSIERLKARLVVFGNHQIEGLDYGETFAPVVKMVTVRILLAIAAINKWELHQMDVHNAFLHGDLDEEVYMKIPPGFSRGKEGKVCRLKKSLYGLRQAPRCWFAKLTTALKDYGFKQSHSDYSLFSYSQNQVRLFILVYVDDPVIAGMILPQVKFQVVFGHVLSYEGFGTAQIFFGSRNFS, encoded by the exons ATGGCTGGAGACGACACAGACACAAATCCGCCTGTCGTTTTCCCAAGAATCGATCCCTCTAATCCTTATTATCTCGGTTCCCAAGATGGGCCGGGTGCAAAAATCTCCAATATCGAACTTCGTCATGACAACTATGACGTCTGGCATATGTCCATGAAAATGTCGTTGAAATCACGACGCAAGTTTGGCTTTGTTGATGGAACAATAGAAAAACCCACCAAGGAATCCGATCTTGAAAACTGGGAAGCGGTCCATTGTACTCTTGTACAATGGATTCGTAACACGATCTCTCCCTCTCTACTTGATAACGTGACTTACGGCTACGATGCTTCGATTTTGTGGGCCGAGTTGGAGTCACAGTTTGCGGTGGTAGACGGTATGAAAATTCATAATCTCAAAACTCAGTTAAAGAATTTTAAGCAAACCAAAG ATGCGACTTTATACGGTAATATCCGCTCTCAACAGTTTCAACTTGATCCCCTACCCACTTTAAATCGTGCGTATAATATTGTGCTTCAAGAGGAGCGTCTTCGTTCCGAGTCTGTTCCGGATGTGTCTGATGTCAGTGCATTTGCACTGTCTTCTGCCAATGACAATTCTGCTGTGGATTGGCGGGTCATGCGCGATAAAGAGCGTGCTCATCGGCGTCCTCTGTTTTGCTCTCACTGTGAGACCCGCGGACATGCGGTTGCTACTTGCTTCTTCAAGACTCATCGCTTCCCTGACTGGTGGGGAAACAGGCCACGAACCCTCGCTGAATATCGCCAATACTGGGATGACGAACACGGGAGGCTCACGTGGTTCG GCGACAAATTTGCTAAAAAAGGACGTAAATGTGTATTCGTGGGTTACCCGTCTAACAAAAAGGGTTGGAAACTTTATGACCTCGAAACCAAGTCATTTTTCGTTTCCCGAGATGTTGTTTTTCATGAGACTGAATTTCCTTTTATTACAAATGAGGCCACTACACTGTCATCTTCCCCTACGAACGATTCGCTTCCATATGATGAACTTTTTGATGAGTCACTTTCTTATGATCCGGGTACTTCCGCATCGCCTGATGGGGCGGGTAATTCGACCCTTGACGGGTCTGGTCCTACTACCGGTGGTGCAGCTGGCACGGTAGAAATAATTGTCACTGATCCGAGCAGCGAAACAGAGGCTGCCGCACTTGGCAGGGGCCATCGACTTCGCTTTCCGAATTCCCGACTTCGGGGATATATCCTTGATACAACGCACAGTCCATCCCCGTCTCCCAGTCCACCGAGCTCTCCCACGTCGTCCTCAGGTACGTCTTATCATTTAGCAAATTATATTAATTGCAATTCATTCTCGGAGAGACATCGTAATTTTTTAGCAACCGTCACCATGGGTGTTGAACCACCATCCTTTAAAGATGCTATACGAGATGATGGGTGGTGCGAGGCTATGAAGCTCGAAATTGATGCTCTCGAACGAAATGCGACTTGGGAACTCTCCGACCTTCCACCTGATAAGAAGGCCCTTGGTTGTCGATGGatttataaaatcaaatataGGTCCGATGGATCGATCGAACGTCTTAAAGCCCGACTTGTTGTCTTTGGGAATCATCAAATCGAAGGGTTGGATTATGGTGAGACTTTTGCTCCTGTTGTTAAAATGGTCACTGTCCGTATTCTTTTAGCCATTGCAGCTATAAATAAATGGGAGCTTCATCAAATGGATGTGCATAACGCTTTCTTACACGGTGACTTGGACGAGGAAGTCTACATGAAAATTCCTCCCGGTTTCAGCCGTGGTAAAGAAGGCAAAGTTTGTCGTTTAAAAAAGTCTTTATACGGTCTTCGACAAGCTCCCCGTTGCTGGTTTGCCAAGCTCACAACGGCTCTCAAAGATTATGGGTTCAAACAATCCCATTCCGATTATTCGTTATTTTCTTACTCGCAAAACCAGGTTCGGCTCTTTATTCTTGTTTATGTTGATGATCCGGTTATTGCGGGAATGATTCTTCCGCAAGTTAAATTTCAAGTCGTATTTGGGCACGTGCTTTCATATGAAGGATTTGGGACCGCTCAAATATTTTTTGGGTCTCGAAATTTCTCGTAG